One region of Niallia sp. Man26 genomic DNA includes:
- a CDS encoding aminoglycoside phosphotransferase gives MKINSRGDDDSVYRLLALLQNKLPYPVKDLKRIRKQVYLVVTDYAWLILKEFPSYKKLKIQEAFTNSLHYEGFHATYRFFSFEQDPIIIDNRIYGCIEYIPGSLKPFSYMDKDSRNEALSLMGHYYNCTERLVDTYRYILPDFDIFEKWSERGNQFKLNLPVAAQFLKGDILQELNGWIDWSLYHLERERDNIKNQKKVILHGDVAHHNFHRGLNGELYLIDFDLISIGPKSMDYLQYANRILPLIGWSHHQLQKISLLQPFLNERSFLIGLAFPTDVLREWNRIIRQNKLNNELARNHVVELTEQQFSKRRKFVQKMMKLADRFQ, from the coding sequence ATGAAAATTAATAGTAGAGGAGACGATGATTCAGTCTATCGTCTCCTCGCTTTATTACAAAATAAGCTGCCTTATCCAGTAAAGGATTTGAAACGCATCCGCAAACAAGTATATTTGGTAGTGACAGATTATGCTTGGCTAATCCTTAAAGAGTTCCCAAGCTATAAAAAACTAAAAATCCAAGAGGCATTCACAAACTCGCTTCACTATGAAGGATTTCATGCAACCTATCGCTTCTTCTCTTTTGAACAAGATCCTATTATTATTGATAACCGAATATATGGCTGCATTGAATACATACCTGGAAGCCTTAAGCCTTTCTCCTATATGGATAAAGACAGCAGAAACGAGGCTTTATCGTTAATGGGCCATTATTATAATTGCACAGAAAGGCTAGTCGATACTTATCGATATATTTTGCCTGACTTTGATATTTTTGAAAAGTGGTCAGAAAGAGGTAACCAGTTTAAGCTAAACTTGCCTGTTGCCGCCCAATTTTTAAAAGGAGACATTCTCCAAGAATTAAATGGTTGGATAGATTGGTCTCTATATCATTTGGAAAGAGAAAGAGACAATATTAAAAACCAAAAAAAAGTGATTTTGCATGGAGATGTTGCACATCATAACTTTCACCGCGGCCTTAATGGAGAGCTGTATTTAATTGACTTTGACCTTATTAGTATTGGACCTAAAAGCATGGATTATTTACAATATGCCAATCGGATTTTGCCGCTAATTGGGTGGTCACATCATCAGCTTCAAAAAATAAGCTTGCTTCAGCCATTTTTAAATGAAAGATCCTTTTTAATTGGGCTTGCTTTTCCTACAGATGTACTGCGGGAATGGAACAGGATTATTAGACAAAACAAGCTTAATAATGAGCTGGCCAGAAACCATGTAGTAGAGCTTACAGAGCAGCAATTCTCCAAAAGAAGAAAATTTGTGCAAAAAATGATGAAGTTAGCAGACCGCTTTCAATAG